The Humulus lupulus chromosome 3, drHumLupu1.1, whole genome shotgun sequence genome window below encodes:
- the LOC133822100 gene encoding kinesin-like protein KIN-UC isoform X3, with protein MRLQQRWRSTGLTEAQRDCWRLDNADSDSLVQLKRLKLRKNNWSSESYRFDEVFTDTASQRRVYEAVAKPVVESVLNGYNGTVMAYGQTGTSKTYTLSRLGKDDTSERGIMARALEDILSCTSPGFDSRRDLQDQCRK; from the exons ATGAGGCTTCAACAACGGTGGAGGTCGACGGGGCTGACAGAGGCTCAACGGGACTGCTGGAGGCTTGACAACGCGGACTCGGATTCGTTGGTGCAG CTGAAGAGACTGAAGTTGAGAAAAAACAACTGGAGCTCGGAATCTTATAGATTTGATGAAGTTTTTACAGACACTGCCTCCCAAAGGCGAGTTTACGAAGCGGTTGCCAAGCCTGTAGTTGAG AGTGTCTTGAATGGATATAATGGAACAGTTATGGCTTACGGTCAAACAGGTACTAGTAAAACTTACACACTCAGCAGGCTGGGTAAAGATGATACGTCTGAGCGTGGTATAATGGCCAGAGCTCTGGAGGACATACTTTCTTGTACATCTCCTGGTTTTGATA GCAGAAGGGATCTTCAGGATCAATGCAGGAAATAG
- the LOC133822100 gene encoding kinesin-like protein KIN-UC isoform X2 yields the protein MRLQQRWRSTGLTEAQRDCWRLDNADSDSLVQLKRLKLRKNNWSSESYRFDEVFTDTASQRRVYEAVAKPVVESVLNGYNGTVMAYGQTGTSKTYTLSRLGKDDTSERGIMARALEDILSCTSPGFDSVEISYLQLLHGKKSKARGP from the exons ATGAGGCTTCAACAACGGTGGAGGTCGACGGGGCTGACAGAGGCTCAACGGGACTGCTGGAGGCTTGACAACGCGGACTCGGATTCGTTGGTGCAG CTGAAGAGACTGAAGTTGAGAAAAAACAACTGGAGCTCGGAATCTTATAGATTTGATGAAGTTTTTACAGACACTGCCTCCCAAAGGCGAGTTTACGAAGCGGTTGCCAAGCCTGTAGTTGAG AGTGTCTTGAATGGATATAATGGAACAGTTATGGCTTACGGTCAAACAGGTACTAGTAAAACTTACACACTCAGCAGGCTGGGTAAAGATGATACGTCTGAGCGTGGTATAATGGCCAGAGCTCTGGAGGACATACTTTCTTGTACATCTCCTGGTTTTGATAGTGTGGAAATTTCCTACTTGCAG TTATTGCATGGGAAGAAAAGTAAAGCACGAGGTCCCTGA
- the LOC133822100 gene encoding kinesin-like protein KIN-UC isoform X1: MRLQQRWRSTGLTEAQRDCWRLDNADSDSLVQLKRLKLRKNNWSSESYRFDEVFTDTASQRRVYEAVAKPVVESVLNGYNGTVMAYGQTGTSKTYTLSRLGKDDTSERGIMARALEDILSCTSPGFDSVEISYLQAEGIFRINAGNSQEEIVRDG; this comes from the exons ATGAGGCTTCAACAACGGTGGAGGTCGACGGGGCTGACAGAGGCTCAACGGGACTGCTGGAGGCTTGACAACGCGGACTCGGATTCGTTGGTGCAG CTGAAGAGACTGAAGTTGAGAAAAAACAACTGGAGCTCGGAATCTTATAGATTTGATGAAGTTTTTACAGACACTGCCTCCCAAAGGCGAGTTTACGAAGCGGTTGCCAAGCCTGTAGTTGAG AGTGTCTTGAATGGATATAATGGAACAGTTATGGCTTACGGTCAAACAGGTACTAGTAAAACTTACACACTCAGCAGGCTGGGTAAAGATGATACGTCTGAGCGTGGTATAATGGCCAGAGCTCTGGAGGACATACTTTCTTGTACATCTCCTGGTTTTGATAGTGTGGAAATTTCCTACTTGCAG GCAGAAGGGATCTTCAGGATCAATGCAGGAAATAGTCAAGAGGAGATTGTTCGGGATGGCTAG